In Microplitis demolitor isolate Queensland-Clemson2020A chromosome 10, iyMicDemo2.1a, whole genome shotgun sequence, the sequence CCATTAGacaagtttaatattttttataacttttaaatttttttattttccgttacttcaatattttattttatataaaatgtggtccattatttttgttttaatctaTACTGGAATATTAGGTACCTCGGTAAGtaagcaaataattaataaaaaaaaaactgatattAGGATTCACCATAAcagcttaataatttttaatttagggAGTTCCAGAGGATGACAATGACGAAAATACTGGAATTGGTATTTCGGAGGATCCAGATTCACCTTGTGGTctcggaaaaattatttatggtggTATTGGATTCACGAATGCACGACAAGGAGCATTATTTAATGATGCTTATTTACCATCATGTAGTTGTTATCAAGATTTATTCGagaagcaaaaaaattatatttatgacgATTTGGCAATACATCGTGCTAAAAGTGGACCTGGTGGATATGGAGAGTTTGAGGGATACGGAGATGGCGATATAATAGtatttgcttttatataaaaatataaactaatacatattttacaacattaatattattactacCGATGAcaaatatgtaatatatttaaataaaaaaattattcatcagaTGCCTGGAGTAAATTGCGTTGATAAAAGCCATGACTCAGCAAATGAACCAGAAAAACCTAAAATTGTTTACaagataaatttgaatagaaCTGTTATGAccataaaagaaaatgaatattttacaGCCGGACCAgataatgataacaaaaattcatatgaATATATTGCATTTATTAAAGAAGTTAATGATGAAAGTCCACTTAAAATAGTGAGTATGAAAAACATTAAagcggtaaaaaaaatctggaaaacGGTTGACCTTGCGAATGTTCCGAAACTTCCTGCTGTTTTTGAGCTTCTTGAGACCGAAAAAGTTACGTTCTTCTTTGAActacgaaaattcaaaaaatcaaaattcatttaaaaaatcaagataactgttatttttttaattttctttcgcTAATATCTTTAGAAGTAATCAGCCGACTACGATGTACAATGCAATATCTAAAGCAGTCTTTCAATCTCTAATGCttacaaatttttagaatcaatCAGTTCAACAATTTTGacggtatttaaaaaaaaaaaaacacttttttgaaattttttcgttgacGATATTTCTTGAATAAATGATCTAATTTCTATGTTTACGCATTACAATATTTGATTCATGTTTGAGAGTTTtaaagctgattaaatttaaaaatcaatttatagaCCACAACAAAActtatccgaaaaaaaaatttctttaaaaatttgatttttggaATAACAGGAAATATACTGTATttatcaagctcaatttttcacaGAATTTAGGAATTGATAATCTGCTTCGAATGCCGCATCTAAAACCAAAATCGGTTAATCCATTCAAAAGATAGAATacttacatacatacgtacgtacatacacttggaaataatttgaaaattaggCAAAATTGCTTCTTAGGACCTCAAATATTGGAGCTTTGTTCAAGAGtcggtttttaaaaatcggaccgaaaccaataacatcttgttttttttttttttgttgtttttttgatACTTTCTTTAGTGGGaagtttagaaaattattcttaCAAATATCGCGTCACTAATTTTAAAgggacatatttttatacgcccttttggttttagtcactaaatttaaaaccaaaaggacggataattttttttttaattactgatgATATTGTGAGCTTATTTTAAagctgaaaatttgaaaaaaaaaagattagcaataaaataagtctacaaaataattggtaatgaaagaaaagaaagtttcctaaagccaaaagggcgtataaaaaaataagtccgttttaaattagtaacgcgatataacttttatttaacagGCTAaagtatcattaaaaaatgataaaaataatgtttacgaTTCTACGGATAATACTGCTGGTGAGAATATGAAGGATATTTGTGAATCACATACCAAGAGATCAAtagaagataatttattaaaaattttaaaatctgctATTTTAGATGACTCGAGTTGTCCTATAACtgaagtaatttaattatcttattaTCTTATTTGttcatcatttattatttctgctataatttaaattattttttgttcaaggGTTCGAAATTTTCGAcgccaaaaaatattaatccgTTTCTGCTGACGTTTAGTCAAAAAATGCCTTGTGgtaattatctattaaattatcaattagatACCCCAGACACTACGGGAGCTTTgatcctttattttatttttgaaatatcagaAGAAGACGATTGTACTGctgactaaattatttaacataattaattactaaataattgattaaaagttaataaaaaaagttatttgaaaatattattttatttattacgttaaatttaaaataaaatcgacatcaattattgttatttattaaataaaaatgatcgaTATTaagcataaataaaattttttaatgtttgcGGATAAAATTTCGCAGacttaataacaataaaaaaagttgaaaaaagtgCAAGAGTCGAAAAATATGAATCGATTTACATTAGTGgttcattgaaaatattaattattataattatgaataagagacattattttttcattgaaccaatgaaaaaaaaaattaatacttccAGCACTGGACatattagttataaattttgtatataaatccACTAAATAGTATCATATTTTCGTCTAGTTTAAGAAATCATCGCTAAATAATCTATTTCTAACGCGGAGTAAATATGGagttgatgattttttatttatttaatcctctGGGAATGAAATCCACTCCAGGGGAggggtttatttttatcataaacaTAATTGGAATGAAATTCACATTGCTCCGAAATTGTTTCACTGAAAAAAGAATTCCCTGTGTACTCCGTacgcggagtgatttttttttcaaactccggaactccgaaACTTTGAGTGACGGAGTTAAttcagattgaaataaaatccgtatttactcccgattttttacagtgtttGTAAGCGGATCAAACtgcataattataaaaaaaaatgtgatcatatttattttatagataaaaaaaaaaaaaaacaaaaaaaaatttaccgtaTCTAATTTACCATCTAAGGAGTCTTGTAAGAGTTTTGTGACGCCAGTTCTATATCGATTTGTTGTCTTCCCTGAACAATGACGTCATGATACATACAAGTTCTCCCACGCAAGAGAAATAAGTCAATACACAcaaaaaacgtaaaaataaaatattaaatacattaataacaTTACGAGGATGTAACTTAAGAAATATAGATCGGGTCTTTTgcttataaaaacatatacatacatatataatgtattatacatatatattataaattgaatcgATCGTGAATCTTTCACTGGCATTGACACACTTTTGTTGCAAAGTACATGACAACTTTACCTTTTTAAGTCCATCAACTCAAGTTGATTTTGTTTAATGAATTACCAATTGATTCCCAAACAtacctttatatatatacatatataaattagtCAATGCATCATCGttaatcattataaataattaaattattttattgcatcacatttattgtaattaaattctaatgttattaattttatacataagTATAATTCTCTCTTATTTatgtttctttaattaaattaatagtcaAGTTCTATGAATCAAACAATAATTAGTTACCGagaaactaatttattaaattgagaagtttaaaattatcagtgaTACGTCATctcattgaaattatttgggcagacgaaaaataaaaattatagaagtGATTTAAAATAGCATGACACCTCATATCTGTATTACATAGTCACACAAATTGCGGAGGAGCCTTAACTTGTATTGGGTTTGTATACGAACtagtatatataagtatattatGATGCAAAATAGAGGCGCATCACAGCTTCTCACTGATGTGAGTTAATATGCTTGTATCGTCACGTGTTTATTCCGAGATACATTACACATGAAGAATCAGCATATGCCAACGCTTATTTTCTCGATCTTtctcgaaaataattattattaatattctgattgtttttatattttataaataaacatatacatttatatatagatgaaaaataaataaataaaaattatagtgaCCTCGGCATTGAAGACGCCTACTTAAAATATGTAACAGATAAAATCATACTTTTATTTCAGGTGGGCACGATGCCTGtagatgattaattttttttctctttgtaAGAGTAAAGTTTGAGTAAAATGGgttttattttacgtttaagTTAAAGTAGACGACCGGCTTATAAAGATATTATGAccttgtattattatttagcagTCGTGCGCTAATGACATGCTTACTTGCGAGAGTTGATCATCATGTACTTTgtatcttatttttaaaactaattatttatttcatgcattttagtcaaaatttattgcaatggaaaaaaaaattttttaatatctcaaaatttcgagaaaaaaaattgctccaaaatatttgttttaaaaatagaataacgTTAAGTGCGATGAATCATGCGTAGAATGTTTGTAAGTATCAAAttaggaaaattatttttaattgtataaataagtattatctcatgtatgtaatttataaaaatggaaTTAGTTTTCTATTTGAATTCCATCGGATTAGTCATCATTACAAAATCGTATGTAGAGCGTGgcattgattatatatatatatacaagtatatataataacatagaaaaataaaaaaattccttaaaTGTTTATCTAAATTTCCCATACACTAAAAGTACATGGGTATAAAGTTTAAGTGGAcgtttaagataaaaaatttaaataatttaatgaaaaagtttatgagatcgtaattaaaataattaacttttgtaTCGTTAAAGAATTAAACTCCCATTGAAAGAATGCTCttgatacagaaaaaaaaatcaaagttaaGTTTTATACATCCCATGTCTACCGAATGAAACCGAGTCACGACGAATCACACCGAACACCCACGTACCCACGTATGATCTCGCGTTGCTATTTAAGGAGTAGTAGGTGATATGCGCCGCTCACTTTTGGATCTGAGTTCGACTAAGCATCAccgtttgtttttttactacCAGTTACAGATTTATTTTCAGTGATTTGAAATCAACGcaacagtaaattaataaaactgtgtgtgaaaataaataaacttaagtGCCGTCGTGGttttggaataaaaataaaaaatttttttaaatttattaattcttaaatttgaataataatggCTGACAGTGGTACTAAGCGCAACATTCCTATCAAACTCGGCGACTTTAGCGTCATTGATAGCGAATTCTCAAATATACGCGAGCGATTTGATGCTGAGATGAGAAAAATGGAGGACGAGATGTCGAGATTCAGAAGCGAACTTATGAATCGTGAGagtaataactttttcaagACTACATctaggtaattattattattttttttaaacatcaattgtttatttatttttattatgaaactttttttttaccggcatttaattcaaactttttattattaaaaacaatttataaatttaaaatttcacggttaaaaatccattaataatatcatttttttttacaactcattttgaatttttgaaaaaaaatttcggagtttgaatttttttttatttttaaaaatttgtagtgcaataaaaataatattaatttttacaataacgataataattataaaattttagtaaatggagtaataaaatttattttaaaatttgaattttaaaaataggtCATTAGATCTTAGTTTCAtatgagtaataataattaaatgacgTTAATGatatgtaagaaaaataaatttgacaattgaaaatattcTGGCGAGTTATCAAAATGACTCAGGTCCggaagttaaattaaatagaaggCCTTTGgcagagaataaaaataaaaaaaaacattaaataaaggTATGAAAGTACGTAGAGACGGGCTATGAATAACATTGAGCGGAGGCGAAACTCATTTGATATGTATCAAAAAAAGGTATATCGTAAGAAGGATCTTTACAATTGAAAAACATTAAGGGTCCGTGatgcatatttaaatatataaatgtacttTTGTACTTGTCATGAATGTATTTTAAGTACCGGCTATTTTAAaagctttttaaaataaaactgacgTAATATAAttggattaataaattaattgattgattagtTAGTTAAATTACTAGTTGTTTGTAATGCAGtggttaattatttagtcaTTGCATtgcattattatatttatggaCGCGCTATTTTTAGAGATTCAGTCACACCGGTCGAAATGCCGACAGCTGGATTGTATATGCGTACAGTCCAGAACACActttaagtttgaaaaatattttttttttttagtttactatacctagtagttttttttaaaattacttttgacaGTTCTTCGGAAAGTCggcatttaaatttgaaatttatgttgAACCCCCAAAGTACTTAAATCCTTAGTATTAGTGACTAAACTTTAGAATACACCCTATTCTATAAAgcccttaaatttttttactaaaggtcaaaattttatttttatatccaatagtaaatttttctttctattgtaaattttattttatttcctattatatttattaatttatggaaaaataaattttgtgaagACGGCCTCGAATTTTATCGactttgtaataaaaaaaaaatttataggtaCTGAGACCTTCAAGACGTAATTTATATAGCGCATCTTGTATTTTTacacagataatttttttttatttatttaaaaaaaaaataaataaataaagttgacAAATGTAAacgtattttatcattaataaaaatagttaaaatatcCTTCCCCACTATTTGACATTTATGTTGCATGTTTTGATCATGTACCTTTTTGCGCAGTCGTTTTTAAAACACCGCCGTGTTCAAACGTCTGACATaagttgcattttttttttttttttttttttttatttgtaaggTTTGCGCGCgaagaagtaaataaatagaatttaacACCTTAAAacgcgtaaaaaaattaaaaaaaaaaatcattataacaCAATGATGATGCTAGATGAAACATTGTATCCACCACGTCACAAAACGGTGATACGATACCggtatgtaatttaattacgcAACCTTgtgtttacatatttatttatttatttttattagaaaaatttttaattgattctttcctacatttaatttaaaaatcttcatttttatttttttttttgtcaactatCATTCCCGTAATTAGTGTAGCATGAGTTGAGATAAAGTTAACTTTAAAAAGTGTGAGAATGTATAACTACAGCCAGGTATATGTGAGAATAAAGggcgtagaaaaaaaaagttgacagGCGGAAATTGATGTAGCGTTACTACAAGAAAGGTAATCAATCAACCGCCCACGTGTACTTTGTATGACCTTATTAACTTTTGAAGTTTGCATATCAAAGATGATacgcaattataaattttagacacttaacgatttttaaaactaaaaataacaaacttccttcaagtattaattaaaatttctgcatgaaaataataaaataagtgtttaatttaagttgaaaaaaaactaaaacacagaaaattatttttttacgcaatgagaaaattttttaaacttttcaactggtactttaattatgaataaattagtttgttattattattcaacatGTATCTTAATCTTTTTGTTGAATTGCTACTCTAACTAAACGAGCAAATCGACAGCGCGTGAAAGCATCCATCCATTCATCCATCCACTCAAAGCATTATACCACTTCCGGTACTATTTTACTCTTACTGACTTCCTGCACAGGTGGATCTAAGAtggatttacaaaaaaaaaactcgtttCTTATAAACAATTTCAATGAGTAAATGAAATCCtctagaataaattaatttgataaaaaaaagtttcttactcttcaattaaaattttatttaattaccgtGGCCTCGTACATTAAATACGTATTTTAATTGTCAGTGTCAGACACTAGATTTTTAGTACAATGACAGTAattgtttaacaaaaaataattcatgtagttttaatttacaaagctattttttttatatttgtatataaattattgcgaTGTCTCGAATGTGAACGGtaggaaataaataagaatgaaGCACGTAAGGTAGCGTGATTtacaaaataactttttttaaaatgcatTTTAACGCATTgtcattttgtttatttcttaaatctgtaataatttatttcaaattaggacgatatttaaaaaaataattttttttaaactttattcgATTCTCATGACTCATGACCTCACATCGGGATCACTTACCTTTATCCAGTTGACAGACAAAGCTTCCGGCTATCTAAACTTTAAAACTATAATgactgtaattttattttgaaattcaagcttattaaagaaatatttttttaaaaaaatatacatacagaaaaaaaggatttcttgacacaataattttttacttgcctcaagaaaattttttcccatcccaagaaattttttgtattatgaattgagaataaaaattttcttagagcGAGAATGAATTTTCTCagagcaagaaaaaatttttttttgtctcaaaaacatttttgtattcaatttataataaaaaaaaaattattgcgccaagaaattatttttttctgtgcgatgacgtaaaaaattcaatgctgaatttaattggattaacgaaaaaaaataaaatataacttgtCTTGTAaccaaacattttttttttttttaaacaataatgaatgtttaataatattaataagttaatGCTATTGGCATTTTGGCTATTTTGGATGGTAaactaacaaaaataatatcatattatgaaaatatgtatatgcCAGCCGACACCATACAAGCACCAGTGAACATCGCACCTCAACAACCTCAAAGACGGAGGGTTGGGACAAAGTTGAACATCCTGCCGCGCCGTCAAAGCGTTCCGCGTTCGACAAGGCTTTCACCAGGTGACACTTAATAAACCATCAACAAACcacagcaataaaaaattttatatatatttttattgtacatCAATGTTATCGACACTCGCAAGAAACACTAGACGTAGATCATCTAGACTTTAGTTCctgctaaattttatttttattacagctTTCATTCGTCACTAACGCACGCTATtcttttatgatttaattattaagacattatttatttattttagtatgtCTGAGTGAGCAAAAGCTTtgctgttaattaataatactaattaatcATTATGTATATCGATTAAATAGTTACATAAGAATGTTATTGAGTTACTTATCAGGACagtatttaaaagtaattaataaaaaaaaagataaaataaaacattaggCTTTAGCTCAATCGTATTTTATCACTGGGTCGTTAAGAAAAAATCAAGCATCATTAGCAGCCTAATTATAATTtcgctatatatatatttatcaaagcatatttataataaatattattgatcataACTAGAAATTTTAGATCGTCACTGAATGATCATCGCACTACTCattattttatgttgaaaataaaacaaaataaaaatatattctattaaatttatacaaaattaattttttttattaatttgtttttttttttttttagtacaacCTCACAGCAGAGTACTCAACATAACAGCTCACTGAGCCCTCAGCATGACTCACGTACCTGGTTGGACGGTCTCAACAGCCCACTTATCCAAGACGAGGGTGATAACAAAATGTTGAAATTGAGATTTGACGTATCTCAATACACACCCGAGGAAATTGTTGTCAAAACTGTTGACAACAAGCTTTTGGTATGTACTTGTTGAATTATTTGGAATTTATCCAAATCCATTGTCCTACATTACATCAAAGTATTCACAGTTCATATAATATGACAAATCTGTctgcaaaatattattataaataaaataagtttcgagttttaagtaaatttactttagtatcaatgttgaaaagttaatttttaattttaatttcggtAACTCcgcaaatttatttgaatttaaatctgTTTGCAAGTACGGGAactatatgaaaataataaaaaaaattcattgataaaattttgtgactactaaaaatttttaaaattgtcatggaaatttattaattttacatgaatataaatttttcaaataattaaaacaaaattttaatgatacattATAACTATACAGACAAAAAGGATTTCTCAGGGACAAACAATTTAAGtcgttttaaaaagatttttacaTACCCccagaaaattttcgttttcaaattataatgcaaaacttttcttggggcgagaaaaaatttcttgtatcgaaaatttttttcccataatgtaaaatatttcttgcgccaagaaatcctttttttctgtgtatttaaatatatatgttctaCCTAACTGGGATAACTCGACCAATAAATGTATGacttctaataattaaatgaaaaatattttagtaaatttcatttaaagaaTTCTATATATTCTTACAAAAAGTACAAACTTTCTTATACTATCTAATTTCTGATCAATTCTGATAaacttttatcaaaatttatcaagGCGTCTACTGATAGGAATTTTCGTTTCTTTACTGAGaatattcgttttttttcccgcttttttcatatatactgctatttgtataatttgttttaaattctttataaatttttatataaaaataatataaaattgcaaaatttatcaatatttttctgtaatatttctttaaaaatttaattaataaattttaattttcatatttatgacGAGGATTTAAATCtacgtaaaaataaagtatataaataagttaatttatattttatgtttctgACTGAAGTGAACTCGTTATTAACTTCAAGTAATTGATAAGCTTCaaaatattctataataaaattcattgaaaaataattaaaatttatcatttgtttttaagacttcattaaataaaccaatcacgttgcttttaaaatttttttcacttgtaataaataacgcgtaaagataaaaattataatattgcaCAATTTACTtggcaaaaatatttagtacgGTTACATAACATAAATTACTACTTCACTTTGTaaacaatcaaaaaaaaattttttttaataattttgcattacattgaattttttttcaaaagtattttaaaaataattatataaaaaaat encodes:
- the LOC103570514 gene encoding uncharacterized protein LOC103570514 translates to MWSIIFVLIYTGILGTSGVPEDDNDENTGIGISEDPDSPCGLGKIIYGGIGFTNARQGALFNDAYLPSCSCYQDLFEKQKNYIYDDLAIHRAKSGPGGYGEFEGYGDGDIIMPGVNCVDKSHDSANEPEKPKIVYKINLNRTVMTIKENEYFTAGPDNDNKNSYEYIAFIKEVNDESPLKIAKVSLKNDKNNVYDSTDNTAGENMKDICESHTKRSIEDNLLKILKSAILDDSSCPITEGSKFSTPKNINPFLLTFSQKMPCGNYLLNYQLDTPDTTGALILYFIFEISEEDDCTAD
- the LOC103570516 gene encoding alpha-crystallin B chain isoform X2, yielding MMMLDETLYPPRHKTVIRYRRHHTSTSEHRTSTTSKTEGWDKVEHPAAPSKRSAFDKAFTSTTSQQSTQHNSSLSPQHDSRTWLDGLNSPLIQDEGDNKMLKLRFDVSQYTPEEIVVKTVDNKLLVHAKHEEKTESKSVYREYNREFLLPKGTNPETIKSSLSKDGVLTVEAPLPALGAGEKLIPIAHS
- the LOC103570516 gene encoding alpha-crystallin B chain isoform X1 — protein: MADSGTKRNIPIKLGDFSVIDSEFSNIRERFDAEMRKMEDEMSRFRSELMNRESNNFFKTTSSTTSQQSTQHNSSLSPQHDSRTWLDGLNSPLIQDEGDNKMLKLRFDVSQYTPEEIVVKTVDNKLLVHAKHEEKTESKSVYREYNREFLLPKGTNPETIKSSLSKDGVLTVEAPLPALGAGEKLIPIAHS
- the LOC103570516 gene encoding alpha-crystallin B chain isoform X3, whose protein sequence is MADSGTKRNIPIKLGDFSVIDSEFSNIRERFDAEMRKMEDEMSRFRSELMNRESNNFFKTTSSRHHTSTSEHRTSTTSKTEGWDKVEHPAAPSKRSAFDKAFTSTTSQQSTQHNSSLSPQHDSRTWLDGLNSPLIQDEGDNKMLKLRFDVSQYTPEEIVVKTVDNKLLVHAKHEEKTESKSVYREYNREFLLPKGTNPETIKSSLSKDGVLTVEAPLPALGAGEKLIPIAHS